One Curtobacterium sp. MCLR17_032 genomic window carries:
- a CDS encoding folylpolyglutamate synthase/dihydrofolate synthase family protein yields the protein MSDSNEYDAHDDDMAPDDTDDLAPDGVEIPVGPAGDTAPGDALPYGGDDDEVKRVEAALYARIGEQSPEHRLTATRRAVELLGDPHLAYPVIHITGTNGKTSTARMTESIVRAHGLRTGLMTSPHLVSIRERIVIDGEPIESSRLVENWDDITPILEMTDAELTAKGELPLTFFEALTVLALACFAEAPVDVAVIEVGMGGEWDSTNVVQSQVQVFTPIAIDHAKQLGNTVAEIARTKSGIVKPSSSVVSSAQTPEALAELERAAELTESTLAVEGTAFRVTSDTPAVGGQLVSVQGIAGTYDDLFVPLFGAHQAHNAAVAIAAVESFLGRGSQALDEDVLSEGLANATSPGRLQPIATGPTVVVDAAHNPHGAKALADALPVAFPSDHVVGVVGILRDKDARGFVRALKDTVATFVVTQPPGERALDADEFARVVVDEVGNDRVVVEPSLAGALQEARDLADDADAEDAMVLVAGSIVMVGAVMELVHREGGSK from the coding sequence ATGAGCGACAGCAACGAGTACGACGCGCACGACGACGACATGGCACCCGACGACACGGACGACCTCGCCCCCGACGGGGTCGAGATCCCCGTCGGCCCGGCCGGCGACACCGCCCCCGGCGACGCCCTGCCCTACGGCGGTGACGACGACGAGGTCAAGCGCGTCGAGGCCGCCCTGTACGCCCGGATCGGCGAGCAGTCGCCCGAGCACCGCCTGACCGCGACCCGCCGTGCCGTCGAGCTGCTCGGCGACCCGCACCTGGCGTACCCGGTCATCCACATCACCGGCACGAACGGCAAGACCTCGACGGCCCGGATGACCGAGAGCATCGTCCGCGCCCACGGCCTGCGCACCGGCCTGATGACCAGCCCGCACCTGGTGTCGATCCGGGAGCGCATCGTCATCGACGGCGAGCCCATCGAGTCGAGCCGCCTCGTCGAGAACTGGGACGACATCACCCCGATCCTCGAGATGACCGACGCCGAGCTCACCGCGAAGGGCGAGCTGCCGCTGACGTTCTTCGAAGCGCTGACCGTCCTGGCGCTCGCGTGCTTCGCCGAGGCGCCCGTCGACGTCGCCGTGATCGAGGTCGGCATGGGCGGCGAGTGGGACTCCACCAACGTCGTGCAGAGCCAGGTGCAGGTCTTCACCCCGATCGCGATCGACCACGCGAAGCAGCTCGGCAACACCGTCGCCGAGATCGCCCGGACGAAGTCGGGCATCGTGAAGCCGTCCTCGTCCGTGGTGTCGAGCGCGCAGACGCCCGAGGCCCTCGCCGAACTCGAGCGGGCCGCCGAACTCACCGAGTCGACCCTCGCGGTCGAGGGCACGGCCTTCCGGGTCACGAGCGACACCCCGGCCGTCGGCGGACAGCTCGTCAGCGTGCAGGGCATCGCCGGCACCTACGACGACCTGTTCGTGCCGCTGTTCGGCGCACACCAGGCCCACAACGCGGCCGTCGCCATCGCCGCCGTCGAGTCGTTCCTCGGCCGCGGCAGCCAGGCCCTCGACGAGGACGTGCTCAGCGAGGGGCTCGCGAACGCCACGAGCCCGGGTCGTCTGCAGCCGATCGCGACCGGGCCGACCGTCGTGGTCGACGCGGCGCACAACCCGCACGGCGCGAAGGCCCTCGCCGACGCGCTGCCGGTGGCGTTCCCGTCCGACCACGTCGTCGGCGTCGTCGGGATCCTCCGCGACAAGGACGCCCGCGGGTTCGTCCGCGCCCTGAAGGACACCGTCGCCACGTTCGTCGTGACGCAGCCGCCGGGTGAGCGGGCGCTCGACGCCGACGAGTTCGCCCGGGTCGTCGTGGACGAGGTCGGCAACGACCGGGTCGTCGTCGAGCCGTCGCTCGCCGGTGCCCTCCAGGAGGCCCGTGACCTGGCCGACGACGCCGACGCCGAGGACGCGATGGTCCTGGTCGCCGGCTCGATCGTCATGGTCGGCGCCGTGATGGAACTCGTGCACCGGGAAGGCGGGTCGAAGTGA
- a CDS encoding thioredoxin domain-containing protein: MSDNESKKARRNAARERAREARQKEQARRRRNKTFLISGIIVGALAVVAIVVLVVANSIQPVGPGPKNMASDGILLTGKSGKIVPVETKAIPEGGKPTATKQDDSVANITVYEDYMCPICNQFETGNMTQIKQWVKDGTATLEVHPFNLLDRSSLGSKYSTRSAAAAACVANYDPEAFLDVNSAFYANQPSENTRGLTNDELAKIAKKAGATNAKVQSCITDQKFAAWVGDATNRVLTQPLANSDLPKLTGTPTVIVNGKQYNGTGTNAWSDAQSFASFVEQNGGK; this comes from the coding sequence ATGAGCGACAACGAGAGCAAGAAGGCGCGCCGCAACGCCGCGCGCGAGCGTGCCCGCGAGGCCCGCCAGAAGGAGCAGGCCCGCCGCCGACGGAACAAGACGTTCCTGATCAGCGGCATCATCGTCGGCGCCCTTGCGGTCGTCGCGATCGTCGTGCTCGTGGTCGCGAACTCGATCCAGCCCGTCGGGCCCGGACCGAAGAACATGGCGAGCGACGGCATCCTGCTCACGGGGAAGAGCGGCAAGATCGTCCCCGTCGAGACGAAGGCGATCCCCGAGGGCGGCAAGCCGACGGCGACGAAGCAGGACGACTCGGTCGCGAACATCACCGTGTACGAGGACTACATGTGCCCGATCTGCAACCAGTTCGAGACGGGCAACATGACCCAGATCAAGCAGTGGGTCAAGGACGGCACCGCCACCCTCGAGGTGCACCCGTTCAACCTGCTCGACCGCTCCTCGCTCGGCTCGAAGTACTCGACCCGCTCGGCCGCCGCGGCCGCCTGCGTCGCGAACTACGACCCCGAGGCCTTCCTCGACGTCAACAGCGCCTTCTACGCGAACCAGCCGTCGGAGAACACCCGCGGTCTGACGAACGACGAGCTGGCCAAGATCGCGAAGAAGGCCGGCGCGACGAACGCGAAGGTGCAGTCCTGCATCACCGACCAGAAGTTCGCCGCCTGGGTCGGTGACGCCACGAACCGCGTCCTGACCCAGCCGCTCGCCAACTCCGACCTGCCGAAGCTGACCGGTACGCCGACCGTCATCGTCAACGGCAAGCAGTACAACGGCACCGGCACCAACGCCTGGTCCGACGCGCAGTCGTTCGCCTCCTTCGTGGAGCAGAACGGCGGCAAGTAG
- a CDS encoding DUF4233 domain-containing protein, which produces MTDAGRASRPPRAPRMRRPRRDRGARESLLSITLVLEAIMFFFPMLVVFGKHTLPAGLAFGGGIAAIVILALASRLTGSRAGVWFGWLLQAAILATGFIEPFMVAVGVVFLALWVFCFVKGGQLDRQNAARRAALGED; this is translated from the coding sequence GTGACGGACGCAGGACGGGCCTCCCGGCCGCCGCGCGCACCCCGGATGCGACGTCCGCGTCGCGACCGTGGGGCGCGCGAGAGCCTGCTGTCGATCACCCTGGTGCTCGAGGCGATCATGTTCTTCTTCCCGATGCTCGTCGTCTTCGGCAAGCACACCCTGCCGGCCGGGCTGGCCTTCGGCGGCGGGATCGCGGCGATCGTGATCCTGGCCCTCGCGTCCCGTCTGACCGGTTCCCGGGCCGGTGTATGGTTCGGGTGGCTGCTGCAGGCGGCCATCCTCGCCACCGGGTTCATCGAGCCCTTCATGGTCGCGGTGGGCGTGGTGTTCCTGGCGCTGTGGGTGTTCTGCTTCGTCAAGGGCGGTCAGCTCGACCGCCAGAACGCCGCCCGCCGAGCCGCACTCGGCGAGGACTGA
- a CDS encoding vitamin K epoxide reductase family protein, producing MSSTSVAPRRPVAVAILLIVTGAVGLFAAFNLVVDEFAKYENPQKVLTCDVSPFLNCSNVMTTWQGHLFGFPNPLLGMMGFVAPIAVGVALLAGFRGTKWFWVLFNAGLFLAWVFVTWLFTQTVWFIGYLCLWCMLVWAMTIPLFWVSTVWNLAKGNLPFGAGARRVGRALLPFCWAIPLANILFIIVTILVKFPLLLSTL from the coding sequence GTGAGTTCGACGTCTGTTGCTCCCCGCCGTCCCGTCGCCGTCGCGATCCTGCTGATCGTGACGGGTGCCGTCGGGCTGTTCGCCGCCTTCAACCTGGTGGTGGACGAGTTCGCGAAGTACGAGAACCCACAGAAGGTACTGACGTGTGACGTCAGTCCGTTCCTCAACTGCTCGAACGTCATGACGACGTGGCAGGGGCACCTGTTCGGCTTCCCGAACCCGCTGCTCGGCATGATGGGCTTCGTCGCGCCGATCGCCGTCGGTGTCGCGCTGCTGGCGGGCTTCCGCGGGACGAAGTGGTTCTGGGTCCTCTTCAACGCCGGCCTGTTCCTGGCCTGGGTCTTCGTCACCTGGCTGTTCACGCAGACCGTCTGGTTCATCGGGTACCTCTGCCTCTGGTGCATGCTCGTCTGGGCCATGACGATCCCGCTGTTCTGGGTGTCCACGGTCTGGAACCTGGCGAAGGGCAACCTGCCGTTCGGCGCCGGCGCACGTCGGGTGGGCCGCGCGCTCCTGCCGTTCTGCTGGGCGATCCCGCTGGCGAACATCCTGTTCATCATCGTGACGATCCTGGTCAAGTTCCCGCTGCTCCTCAGCACGCTCTGA
- a CDS encoding cation diffusion facilitator family transporter, whose amino-acid sequence MPSSTSSEAPETTPDASSSSSEQKPESLLTVLIAFGANLLVAVAKSVAAMLTGSASMVAEAAHSWADTGNEVFLLIAERRGARKRDARHPLGYGRETYIWSMFAAFGLFTAGAIVSIYHGITELGDTGPAEDVLLNYIVLGVSFLLEGTSFLQAFRQAHGAATKRRVPVLRHVLQSSNPTLRAVFAEDAAALIGLVIAFLGVFLHQVTGLAVFDAIGSIAVGLLLGVVAIVLIDRNRRFLLGESTSPELEDAVLVELLARDQVESVSYLHLEFVGPSRVYMVAAVDLVGNDTEEHVAGRLRKIEQSLEDSQYVEEAVLTLSVPGAAVLVPTGDEIPEVVKDGTVEDVAAGGAGTLRA is encoded by the coding sequence ATGCCCTCGTCGACGTCATCCGAGGCTCCGGAGACCACTCCGGACGCCTCGTCCTCCAGCTCGGAACAGAAGCCGGAGTCCCTGCTCACCGTCCTCATCGCGTTCGGCGCGAACCTGCTCGTCGCCGTCGCGAAGTCCGTCGCAGCGATGCTCACCGGGTCCGCCTCGATGGTGGCCGAGGCCGCGCACTCGTGGGCCGACACCGGCAACGAGGTGTTCCTGCTCATCGCCGAACGGCGGGGCGCCCGGAAGCGCGATGCCCGGCACCCGCTCGGCTACGGCCGGGAGACCTACATCTGGTCGATGTTCGCCGCGTTCGGGCTCTTCACCGCGGGTGCGATCGTGTCGATCTACCACGGCATCACCGAGCTCGGGGACACCGGACCGGCCGAGGACGTCCTGCTCAACTACATCGTGCTCGGGGTGTCGTTCCTGCTCGAGGGCACGAGCTTCCTGCAGGCCTTCCGGCAGGCGCACGGGGCCGCGACGAAGCGCCGGGTGCCGGTCCTCCGCCACGTGCTGCAGTCGTCGAACCCGACGCTCCGAGCGGTGTTCGCCGAGGACGCCGCCGCGCTCATCGGCCTGGTGATCGCGTTCCTCGGTGTCTTCCTGCACCAGGTCACGGGCCTCGCCGTGTTCGACGCCATCGGGTCGATCGCCGTCGGCCTGCTGCTCGGCGTCGTCGCGATCGTCCTCATCGACCGCAACCGCCGGTTCCTGCTCGGTGAGAGCACGTCGCCCGAGCTCGAGGACGCCGTGCTCGTCGAGCTGCTCGCCCGCGACCAGGTCGAGAGCGTCAGCTACCTGCACCTGGAGTTCGTCGGCCCGTCGCGTGTCTACATGGTCGCGGCGGTCGACCTGGTCGGCAACGACACCGAGGAGCACGTCGCCGGCCGGCTGCGGAAGATCGAGCAGTCGCTCGAGGACAGCCAGTACGTCGAGGAGGCCGTGCTCACGTTGTCCGTGCCGGGTGCGGCGGTCCTGGTGCCGACCGGGGACGAGATCCCCGAGGTCGTCAAGGACGGGACCGTCGAGGACGTCGCGGCGGGCGGCGCGGGGACCCTCCGCGCCTGA
- the ndk gene encoding nucleoside-diphosphate kinase, with product MSELEETLVLVKPDGVARQLTGEILRRIEAKGYEIVDLKMLTAPRDLLDSHYEEHQGKPFFEPLVEFMQSGPVVAVRVAGNGVIAGFRSLAGTTDPTSAAPGTIRGDLGRDWGLKVQQNLVHGSDSTESAARELGLWFA from the coding sequence GTGTCCGAACTCGAAGAGACCCTCGTCCTCGTCAAGCCCGACGGCGTCGCCCGCCAGCTCACCGGTGAGATCCTCCGCCGGATCGAGGCCAAGGGCTACGAGATCGTCGACCTGAAGATGCTGACCGCGCCGCGCGACCTGCTCGACAGCCACTACGAAGAGCACCAGGGCAAGCCGTTCTTCGAGCCGCTCGTCGAGTTCATGCAGTCCGGTCCGGTCGTCGCCGTCCGCGTGGCGGGCAACGGCGTCATCGCCGGGTTCCGTTCGCTCGCCGGCACCACCGACCCGACCTCCGCCGCGCCGGGCACCATCCGTGGTGACCTGGGCCGCGATTGGGGCCTCAAGGTCCAGCAGAACCTGGTGCACGGCTCCGACTCCACCGAGTCCGCCGCGCGCGAGCTCGGCCTCTGGTTCGCCTGA
- the ileS gene encoding isoleucine--tRNA ligase, producing MRYPLNRDPANEPSNGADGVSPSPSFPAVEDGILAFWKGDDTFRASIAQREGSDEWTFYDGPPFANGLPHYGHLLTGYAKDVFPRYQTMRGKQVHRRFGWDTHGLPAELEAMRQLGITEKHEIDAMGIDVFNAAAKKSVLQYTDDWQRYVTRQARWVDFEDDYKTLDVTFMESVLWAWKTLWDKGLAYEGFRVLPYCWNDQTPLSNHELRMDDDVYKTRQDQSVTVAFPLTGARADELGLAGVRALAWTTTPWTLPTNAALAVGPEIAYAVVPAGPGGAADGGSAGSAQYLLASDTVAAHAKDLGYASAEEAVEAVTRTVAGRELDGVTYERLFDFLAETEGMENGWKLLVAEYVETGEGTGIVHQAPAYGADDQEVCAAAGIPVVLSLDDGGVFTSQFGEVAGMLWSDANKPLTKAVRDAGRLLRQASYEHSYPHCWRCRKPLIYKAVSSWFVRVTELRDRMGELNQDVNWVPDNVKDGQFGKWVGNAIDWSVSRNRYFGTPIPVWVSDDPEHPRTDVYGSLAEIERDFGRLPLNAEGQVDLHRPFIDDLTRPNPDDPTGQSTMRRITDVFDVWFDSGSMPYAQVHYPFENAEWFDAHSPADFIVEYIGQTRGWFYVMHVLSTALFDRPAFTNVISHGIVLGSDGQKMSKSLRNYPDVSEVFDRDGADAMRWFLMSSSVIRGGNLVVTEEGIRQGVREFLLPLWSTYYFFTLYANASGAEGYQASRSTASTDVLDRYLLAKTRVLVADVTTHLDALDTPLAAQAIRDFADVLTNWYVRRSRDKFWAGAESSAEATAAFDTLFTVLETLARVSAPLAPLVTEEVWKGLTGDRSVHLTDWPDAAEFPADDALVAAMDRVRDVASKGLALRKSTGKRVRLPLATLTLVVPDPAAVEPFADILRDELNVKQVVLEEQAEESLAQYGIERKLTVNARAAGPRIGKAVQQVIPAAKKGDWVATETGVTVGGIDLVEGEYTLDLTVADAATAVAFLDGGGFVVLDTVTTPELEAEGLARDVVRAVQQARRDAGLDVGDRIALTLRVSTAAADAVREHDQLIAGETLATTIDVVATDFGADDPATEVGDDAKVSVEVARA from the coding sequence GTGCGTTACCCCCTGAACCGCGATCCCGCGAACGAGCCGTCGAACGGTGCGGACGGTGTCTCCCCGTCCCCGTCCTTCCCCGCGGTCGAGGACGGCATCCTCGCCTTCTGGAAGGGCGACGACACCTTCCGCGCCTCGATCGCGCAGCGCGAGGGCTCGGACGAGTGGACCTTCTACGACGGCCCGCCGTTCGCCAACGGCCTGCCGCACTACGGGCACCTGCTGACCGGCTACGCCAAGGACGTCTTCCCGCGCTACCAGACCATGCGCGGCAAGCAGGTGCACCGCCGCTTCGGGTGGGACACGCACGGCCTGCCCGCTGAACTCGAGGCGATGCGGCAGCTCGGCATCACCGAGAAGCACGAGATCGACGCCATGGGCATCGACGTGTTCAACGCCGCCGCCAAGAAGTCCGTCCTGCAGTACACCGACGACTGGCAGCGGTACGTCACCCGCCAGGCGCGCTGGGTCGACTTCGAGGACGACTACAAGACCCTCGACGTCACCTTCATGGAGAGCGTCCTCTGGGCGTGGAAGACCCTGTGGGACAAGGGCCTGGCGTACGAGGGCTTCCGGGTCCTGCCGTACTGCTGGAACGACCAGACCCCGCTGTCGAACCACGAGCTGCGGATGGACGACGACGTCTACAAGACGCGTCAGGACCAGTCCGTCACCGTCGCGTTCCCGCTGACGGGCGCCCGGGCAGACGAGCTCGGCCTGGCCGGCGTGCGCGCCCTCGCCTGGACGACGACGCCGTGGACCCTGCCGACGAACGCGGCGCTCGCGGTCGGTCCGGAGATCGCCTACGCGGTCGTGCCGGCCGGGCCGGGAGGCGCGGCGGACGGTGGCAGCGCCGGTTCGGCGCAGTACCTGCTCGCGTCCGACACCGTGGCCGCGCACGCGAAGGACCTCGGGTACGCGTCGGCCGAGGAGGCCGTCGAGGCCGTCACCCGCACGGTCGCGGGCCGGGAGCTCGACGGCGTCACCTACGAGCGCCTGTTCGACTTCTTGGCTGAGACCGAGGGCATGGAGAACGGCTGGAAGCTCCTGGTCGCCGAGTACGTCGAGACCGGCGAGGGCACCGGCATCGTGCACCAGGCCCCGGCCTACGGTGCCGACGACCAAGAGGTCTGCGCGGCCGCGGGCATCCCCGTGGTGCTCTCGCTCGACGACGGCGGCGTCTTCACGTCCCAGTTCGGCGAGGTCGCCGGCATGCTCTGGTCGGACGCGAACAAGCCGCTGACGAAGGCCGTGCGCGACGCCGGACGTCTGCTCCGCCAGGCGTCCTACGAGCACAGCTACCCGCACTGCTGGCGCTGCCGCAAGCCCCTCATCTACAAGGCCGTGTCGTCGTGGTTCGTCCGCGTGACCGAGCTGCGCGACCGCATGGGCGAGCTCAACCAGGACGTCAACTGGGTGCCGGACAACGTCAAGGACGGCCAGTTCGGCAAGTGGGTCGGCAACGCCATCGACTGGTCGGTGTCCCGCAACCGGTACTTCGGCACGCCGATCCCGGTCTGGGTCTCCGACGACCCGGAGCACCCCCGTACCGATGTCTACGGCTCGCTCGCGGAGATCGAGCGTGACTTCGGTCGCCTGCCGCTGAACGCCGAGGGCCAGGTCGACCTGCACCGCCCGTTCATCGACGACCTGACCCGCCCGAACCCGGACGACCCCACCGGGCAGTCCACGATGCGCCGGATCACCGACGTGTTCGACGTGTGGTTCGACTCCGGGTCGATGCCGTACGCCCAGGTGCACTACCCGTTCGAGAACGCCGAGTGGTTCGACGCCCACAGCCCGGCCGACTTCATCGTCGAGTACATCGGGCAGACGCGCGGCTGGTTCTACGTCATGCACGTGCTCTCCACCGCACTGTTCGACCGGCCGGCGTTCACGAACGTCATCAGCCACGGCATCGTGCTCGGCTCCGACGGTCAGAAGATGTCGAAGAGCCTGCGGAACTACCCGGACGTGTCCGAGGTCTTCGACCGCGACGGAGCCGACGCCATGCGCTGGTTCCTGATGTCGTCGTCGGTGATCCGCGGCGGCAACCTCGTCGTCACCGAAGAGGGCATCCGCCAGGGCGTCCGCGAGTTCCTGCTGCCGCTGTGGTCGACGTACTACTTCTTCACCCTCTACGCGAACGCCTCGGGCGCCGAGGGGTACCAGGCGAGCCGCAGCACGGCGAGCACCGACGTGCTCGACCGGTACCTGCTCGCGAAGACCCGGGTCCTCGTCGCGGACGTCACGACGCACCTCGACGCGCTCGACACCCCGCTGGCCGCCCAGGCGATCCGCGACTTCGCCGACGTGCTCACGAACTGGTACGTCCGCCGGTCGCGCGACAAGTTCTGGGCGGGCGCCGAGTCGTCCGCAGAGGCGACGGCCGCGTTCGACACGCTGTTCACGGTCCTCGAGACACTCGCCCGGGTGTCGGCGCCGCTGGCGCCCCTCGTCACGGAGGAGGTCTGGAAGGGCCTGACCGGCGACCGCAGTGTGCACCTGACCGACTGGCCGGACGCCGCTGAGTTCCCCGCCGACGACGCTCTGGTCGCGGCGATGGACCGCGTGCGCGACGTCGCCTCGAAGGGGCTCGCACTCCGCAAGTCGACCGGCAAGCGGGTCCGCCTGCCGCTGGCGACCCTGACGCTCGTCGTGCCGGACCCCGCCGCGGTCGAGCCGTTCGCGGACATCCTCCGCGACGAGCTCAACGTGAAGCAGGTCGTCCTCGAGGAGCAGGCCGAGGAGTCACTGGCGCAGTACGGCATCGAGCGGAAGCTCACCGTCAACGCCCGTGCCGCCGGCCCCCGCATCGGCAAGGCCGTGCAGCAGGTGATCCCGGCCGCCAAGAAGGGCGACTGGGTGGCGACCGAGACCGGCGTCACCGTCGGCGGCATCGACCTGGTCGAGGGCGAGTACACCCTCGACCTCACGGTCGCGGACGCGGCGACGGCCGTGGCGTTCCTGGACGGCGGCGGCTTCGTCGTCCTCGACACCGTCACGACGCCCGAGCTCGAGGCCGAGGGCCTGGCCCGCGACGTCGTCCGCGCCGTGCAGCAGGCCCGCCGTGACGCCGGACTCGACGTCGGCGACCGCATCGCCCTGACGCTCCGGGTCTCGACCGCCGCCGCCGACGCGGTGCGCGAGCACGACCAGCTGATCGCCGGGGAGACCCTGGCGACGACGATCGACGTCGTCGCGACCGACTTCGGCGCGGACGACCCCGCGACCGAGGTCGGCGACGACGCGAAGGTGTCCGTGGAGGTGGCACGCGCATGA